A genome region from Glycine max cultivar Williams 82 chromosome 5, Glycine_max_v4.0, whole genome shotgun sequence includes the following:
- the LOC102668593 gene encoding leucine-rich repeat receptor protein kinase HPCA1-like gives MVAEGETADGDLTTFLSLINTWENTPPNWVGSDPCDDWVGIKCKNSHITSITLSSTGLAGQLSGDIGSLSELETLDLSYNKDLTGPLPESIGELKKLATLILVGCSFKGPIPDNIGNMQEILYAVSYS, from the exons ATGGTTGCAGAAGGAGAAACAGCTGATGGAGATT TGACCACATTTTTGTCTCTTATAAATACCTGGGAGAACACCCCTCCTAATTGGGTGGGTTCAGATCCTTGTGATGATTGGGTTGGAATCAAGTGCAAGAATTCACACATTACATCAAT AACATTATCAAGCACCGGTTTGGCTGGTCAGCTTTCTGGAGATATTGGATCACTATCTGAATTAGAGACTtt GGATCTATCTTACAACAAGGACTTGACTGGACCACTTCCAGAATCCATTGGGGAATTGAAGAAGCTGGCAACCTT AATTCTTGTTGGTTGTAGCTTCAAGGGTCCTATTCCAGACAACATAGGAAATATGCAGGAGATTTTATATGCTGTTTCTTATTCCTAA
- the LOC100799405 gene encoding aspartyl protease family protein At5g10770 produces YEFSGKEKGAIVLEMKDRGHCSEKKIDWNRRLQKQLILDDLRVRSMQNRIRRVASTHNVEASQTQIPLSSGINLQTLNYIVTMGLGSKNMTVIIDTRSDLTWVQCEPCMSCYNQQGPIFKPSTSSSYQSVSCNSSTCQSLQFATGNTGACGSSNPSTCNYVVNYGDGSYTNGDLGVEALSFGGVSVSDFVFGCGRNNKGLFGGVSGLMGLGRSYLSLVSQTNATFGGVFSYCLPTTEAGSSGSLVMGNEFSQISQKKKNSYGSRYF; encoded by the coding sequence TATGAATTCTCAGGAAAGGAGAAAGGTGCTATTGTACTGGAAATGAAGGACAGAGGACATTGCTCAGAGAAGAAAATTGATTGGAACAGAAGGCTTCAGAAGCAGCTTATATTAGATGATCTTCGCGTTCGTTCAATGCAAAACAGGATTCGAAGAGTAGCCTCCACCCATAATGTAGAAGCTTCACAAACCCAAATTCCATTATCTTCTGGTATAAACTTGCAAACCTTAAACTACATAGTGACAATGGGATTGGGTAGCAAGAATATGACTGTGATAATTGACACTAGAAGCGACTTGACATGGGTCCAATGTGAGCCTTGCATGTCATGTTATAATCAACAAGGACCAATATTCAAACCTTCTACCTCCTCTTCCTATCAATCAGTTTCATGCAATTCATCAACCTGCCAATCTCTTCAATTTGCCACAGGAAACACAGGAGCCTGTGGAAGTAGTAATCCATCAACTTGTAACTATGTGGTTAACTATGGTGATGGATCTTACACTAATGGTGACCTAGGTGTTGAAGCACTTAGTTTTGGAGGTGTTTCAGTGAGTGATTTTGTATTTGGTTGTGGTAGGAACAACAAAGGTCTATTTGGAGGAGTCTCTGGCCTTATGGGGTTGGGAAGAAGTTACCTCTCATTGGTATCTCAAACTAATGCCACATTTGGAGGAGTTTTCTCATACTGCTTACCAACAACAGAAGCTGGTTCTTCTGGGTCATTAGTTATGGGTAATGAGTTTTCTCAGATttctcagaagaaaaaaaattcatatggcTCTAGATATTTTTGa